The Zingiber officinale cultivar Zhangliang chromosome 9A, Zo_v1.1, whole genome shotgun sequence genome window below encodes:
- the LOC122019186 gene encoding uncharacterized protein LOC122019186 has protein sequence MTFLRRFANNKKYQKTDHCLFSLKQGLTEPLRSYINRFNQVAQDVPIATLEILMRAFSHGLGDGEFFRDLIKNLSWNFDEMVEKVSCYIKVEEAQAARRKAERSPPSVNKQERRVPQPPPQPLPRAREARPTFQPGPEFARDSKRAAELGLPPPELAPQVLKMIEEQRAVVGQAGQPRPDLAGPRPTNGDSGRARKSHVRRLEVHTVGCNQEQATGHVISFGPADLEGLELPHDDALIIKAIIANSRVARVFIDTGSSVNIMFRTTFEEMQIDATELQPVATSLYGFTGNEVKPMGQIKLAISLSTEPLVRTRRSTFIVVDSPSSYNVILGRPALHEFRAAVSTFHQKIKFPVGEQDGEVKGEQKVSRRCYIDMVWVEARKNQRMQDGGIHSVQEEPLPMVEEPIPWEDVQLYAEHPKSLTRLASDLLLLPRKN, from the exons ATGACCTTCCTTCGTCGTTTTGCCAACAACAAAAAATATCAGAAGACGGATCATTGCCTTTTTTCTCTTAAGCAAGGGCTGACCGAGCCTttaagaagttatatcaaccgTTTCAACCAAGTGGCCCAGGACGTCCCCATCGCCACTTTGGAGATTCTGATGAGAGCTTTCTCCCACGGATTAGGAGATGGAGAATTCTttagagatctcatcaaaaatctCTCTTGGaactttgatgagatggtggaaaaagtcTCTTGCTATATTAAAGTAGAAGAAGCACAGGCGGCCCGGAGGAAAGCCGAGAGATCGCCTCCGTCTGTCAATAAGCAGGAAAGAAGGGTACCTCAACCACCCCCTCAACCTCTTCCACGAGCTAGAGAAGCCAGGCCTACCTTCCAGCCCGGTCCGGAG TTCGCTCGGGATTCTAAGCGGGCAGCCGAGTTAGGCTTACCCCCGCCCGAGCTAGCCCCTCAAGTGCTCAAGATGATAGAAGAGCAGCGAGCCGTGGTTGGACAGGCCGGGCAACCCCGCCCTGACCTAGCGGGACCCA ggccaACCAATGGAGATTCGGGGAGAGCACGCAAGTCCCATGTGCGTCGCTTGGAGGTCCACACTGTGGGATGCAACCAAGAGCAAGCTACTGGCCATGTCATCAGCTTCGGGCCGGCAGACCTGGAAGGTCTGGAGctgcctcatgatgatgcccttatcatcaaggCCATTATTGCcaacagccgagtggctcgggttttcATTGACACCGGGAGCTCGGTTAATATTATGTTCAGAACTacattcgaggagatgcagatcgatGCCACTGAACTCCAGCCTGTGGCTACGTCTCTATATGGATTTACAGGCAATGAGGTGAAGccaatgggtcagattaagctggccatatctcTGAGCACCGAACCATTGGTGCGCACTaggaggagcacttttatagtggtggattccCCGTCCTCttataacgtcattttgggaaggcctgccctgcatgaatttagggCCGCTGTTTCTACCTTccatcaaaaaattaaatttcctgttggcGAGCAGGACGGGGAAGTTAAGGGAGAGCAGAAGGTCTCTCGCCGATGCTATATTGATATGGTCTGGGTGGAGGCTCGTAAGAATCAAAGAATGCAAGATGGTGGCATCCATTCTGTCCAAGAAGAGCCTTTGCCTATGGTTGAAGAACCCATCCCCTGGGAGGATGTGCAATTATACGCTGAACACCCTAAAAGTTTAACTCGCTTGGCAAGCGACCTGCTCCTCCTCCCaaggaagaattag